One region of Takifugu flavidus isolate HTHZ2018 chromosome 14, ASM371156v2, whole genome shotgun sequence genomic DNA includes:
- the LOC130537666 gene encoding serine/threonine-protein kinase PAK 3 isoform X2 yields the protein MSDSVDIEEKPPAPPLRMNSSSRDSSSLNHASKPLPMAPEEKNKKVRLRSIFPGGDKTNKKKEKERPEISLPSDFEHTIHVGFDAVTGEFTGIPEQWARLLQTSNITKLEQKKNPQAVLDVLKFYDSKETVNNQKYMSFTSGDKSAHGYIAANNLAAKTSSSEPPIAPPVSEEEDEEEEDEEEEDEEEEDEDELPPVIAPRPEHTKSIYTRSVMDLPKPPTPVKEVSTPPESQVQPENTSNTMYRHTDRQRKKSKMTDEEILERLRSIVSVGDPKKKYTRFEKIGQGASGTVYTAIDIATGQEVAIKQMNLQQQPKKELIINEILVMRENKNSNIVNYLDSYLVGDELWVVMEYLAGGSLTDVVTETCMDEGQIAAVCRECLQALDFLHSNQVIHRDIKSDNILLGMDGSVKLTDFGFCAQITPEQNKRSTMVGTPYWMAPEVVTRKAYGPKVDIWSLGIMAIEMVEGEPPYLNENPLRALYLIATNGTPELQNPERLSSVFRDFLNRCLEMDVDRRGSAKELLQHSFLKLAKPLSSLTPLIVAAKEAIKNSSR from the exons ATGTCTGATAGTGTCGATATTGAAGAGAAACCACCAGCCCCCCCCTTGAGAATGAACAGTAGTTCCCGAGACTCTTCATCACTGAATCACGCCTCCAAACCGCTTCCAATGGCTCCCGAAGAGAAGAACAAGAAAGTCCGCCTGCGCTCCATTTTCCCCGGGGGAGACAAGA CAAataagaagaaggagaaggaacgTCCCGAAATATCGCTGCCTTCAGACTTTGAACACACCATTCATGTCGGCTTTGACGCTGTAACAGGAGAATTCACC GGCATCCCAGAACAGTGGGCCCGGCTCCTGCAGACCTCCAACATCACCAAGttggaacagaagaagaacccACAGGCCGTGCTTGACGTCCTAAAGTTCTACGACTCCAAAGAGACTGTGAACAACCAGAAGTACATGAGCTTCACCTCAGGAG ACAAGTCTGCTCATGGATATATAGCCGCAAACAATCTG GCTGCCAAGACATCATCGTCGGAGCCCCCCATCGCCCCACCTGtgtcagaagaggaggatgaggaagaagaggacgaagaggaggaggacgaagaggaggaggacgaggacgagctGCCACCGGTCATCGCCCCTCGACCAGAACACACCAAATCT ATCTACACACGCTCCGTCATGGACCTGCcaaagccccccacccccgtgaAAGAGGTGTCGACGCCCCCCGAGTCGCAGGTTCAACCAGAGAACACGTCTAACACGATGTATCGCCACACTGACCGCCAGCGAAAGAAGTCCAAGATGACGGACGAGGAGATTCTGGAAAGACTCC GGAGTATCGTGAGTGTGGGGGATCCCAAAAAGAAGTACACGCGCTTCGAGAAAATAGGCCAAGG GGCGTCCGGCACCGTGTACACCGCCATCGACATAGCAACCGGCCAAGAG GTTGCCATCAAGCAaatgaacctgcagcagcagcccaagAAAGAGCTGATCATCAACGAGATCCTGGTGATGAGGGAAAACAAAAACTCCAACATAGTGAACTACCTGGACAG TTATTTGGTAGGAGATGAGCTGTGGGTGGTGATGGAGTACTTGGCAGGCGGCTCTCTCACAGATGTAGTGACTGAGACCTGCATGGATGAGGGCCAGATTGCTGCAGTGTGCAGAGAG TGTCTTCAAGCCCTAGACTTCCTACATTCCAACCAGGTGATTCACCGAGATATAAAAAGTGACAACATCCTCTTAGGAATGGACGGATCCGTCAAGCTCA cCGATTTTGGCTTCTGTGCTCAGATCACGCCAGAGCAGAACAAGCGCAGCACGATGGTGGGAACACCATACTGGATGGCCCCAGAGGTGGTGACTCGGAAGGCTTATGGCCCGAAAGTAGATATCTGGTCTCTGGGAATAATGGCAATAGAGATGGTGGAGGGAGAACCACCCTATCTGAACGAGAACCCGCTTAGG gcaTTGTACCTGATAGCTACCAATGGGACACCAGAACTGCAAAACCCAGAGAGGCTTTCATCTGTGTTCAGGGACTTTCTCAACCGCTGTCTGGAGATGGATGTGGACCGCAGAGGCTCTGCCAAGGAGCTGCTCCAG catTCCTTCCTGAAGCTGGCGAAGCCTCTCTCCAGCCTGACACCTCTGATTGTAGCTGCAAAGGAAGCCATAAAGAACAGCAGTCGTTAG
- the LOC130537666 gene encoding serine/threonine-protein kinase PAK 3 isoform X1, producing the protein MSDSVDIEEKPPAPPLRMNSSSRDSSSLNHASKPLPMAPEEKNKKVRLRSIFPGGDKTNKKKEKERPEISLPSDFEHTIHVGFDAVTGEFTGIPEQWARLLQTSNITKLEQKKNPQAVLDVLKFYDSKETVNNQKYMSFTSGDKSAHGYIAANNLNRLLSSGPPVSLRTCSALFDKAAKTSSSEPPIAPPVSEEEDEEEEDEEEEDEEEEDEDELPPVIAPRPEHTKSIYTRSVMDLPKPPTPVKEVSTPPESQVQPENTSNTMYRHTDRQRKKSKMTDEEILERLRSIVSVGDPKKKYTRFEKIGQGASGTVYTAIDIATGQEVAIKQMNLQQQPKKELIINEILVMRENKNSNIVNYLDSYLVGDELWVVMEYLAGGSLTDVVTETCMDEGQIAAVCRECLQALDFLHSNQVIHRDIKSDNILLGMDGSVKLTDFGFCAQITPEQNKRSTMVGTPYWMAPEVVTRKAYGPKVDIWSLGIMAIEMVEGEPPYLNENPLRALYLIATNGTPELQNPERLSSVFRDFLNRCLEMDVDRRGSAKELLQHSFLKLAKPLSSLTPLIVAAKEAIKNSSR; encoded by the exons ATGTCTGATAGTGTCGATATTGAAGAGAAACCACCAGCCCCCCCCTTGAGAATGAACAGTAGTTCCCGAGACTCTTCATCACTGAATCACGCCTCCAAACCGCTTCCAATGGCTCCCGAAGAGAAGAACAAGAAAGTCCGCCTGCGCTCCATTTTCCCCGGGGGAGACAAGA CAAataagaagaaggagaaggaacgTCCCGAAATATCGCTGCCTTCAGACTTTGAACACACCATTCATGTCGGCTTTGACGCTGTAACAGGAGAATTCACC GGCATCCCAGAACAGTGGGCCCGGCTCCTGCAGACCTCCAACATCACCAAGttggaacagaagaagaacccACAGGCCGTGCTTGACGTCCTAAAGTTCTACGACTCCAAAGAGACTGTGAACAACCAGAAGTACATGAGCTTCACCTCAGGAG ACAAGTCTGCTCATGGATATATAGCCGCAAACAATCTG AACCGACTGCTGTCCTCTGGGCCTCCCGTCAGCCTTAGAACCTGCAGCGCGTTATTTGACAAG GCTGCCAAGACATCATCGTCGGAGCCCCCCATCGCCCCACCTGtgtcagaagaggaggatgaggaagaagaggacgaagaggaggaggacgaagaggaggaggacgaggacgagctGCCACCGGTCATCGCCCCTCGACCAGAACACACCAAATCT ATCTACACACGCTCCGTCATGGACCTGCcaaagccccccacccccgtgaAAGAGGTGTCGACGCCCCCCGAGTCGCAGGTTCAACCAGAGAACACGTCTAACACGATGTATCGCCACACTGACCGCCAGCGAAAGAAGTCCAAGATGACGGACGAGGAGATTCTGGAAAGACTCC GGAGTATCGTGAGTGTGGGGGATCCCAAAAAGAAGTACACGCGCTTCGAGAAAATAGGCCAAGG GGCGTCCGGCACCGTGTACACCGCCATCGACATAGCAACCGGCCAAGAG GTTGCCATCAAGCAaatgaacctgcagcagcagcccaagAAAGAGCTGATCATCAACGAGATCCTGGTGATGAGGGAAAACAAAAACTCCAACATAGTGAACTACCTGGACAG TTATTTGGTAGGAGATGAGCTGTGGGTGGTGATGGAGTACTTGGCAGGCGGCTCTCTCACAGATGTAGTGACTGAGACCTGCATGGATGAGGGCCAGATTGCTGCAGTGTGCAGAGAG TGTCTTCAAGCCCTAGACTTCCTACATTCCAACCAGGTGATTCACCGAGATATAAAAAGTGACAACATCCTCTTAGGAATGGACGGATCCGTCAAGCTCA cCGATTTTGGCTTCTGTGCTCAGATCACGCCAGAGCAGAACAAGCGCAGCACGATGGTGGGAACACCATACTGGATGGCCCCAGAGGTGGTGACTCGGAAGGCTTATGGCCCGAAAGTAGATATCTGGTCTCTGGGAATAATGGCAATAGAGATGGTGGAGGGAGAACCACCCTATCTGAACGAGAACCCGCTTAGG gcaTTGTACCTGATAGCTACCAATGGGACACCAGAACTGCAAAACCCAGAGAGGCTTTCATCTGTGTTCAGGGACTTTCTCAACCGCTGTCTGGAGATGGATGTGGACCGCAGAGGCTCTGCCAAGGAGCTGCTCCAG catTCCTTCCTGAAGCTGGCGAAGCCTCTCTCCAGCCTGACACCTCTGATTGTAGCTGCAAAGGAAGCCATAAAGAACAGCAGTCGTTAG
- the LOC130537664 gene encoding calpain-5-like encodes MFSSAVPYKNQHYHDLKKDCIKDQKLFEDPEFPATSSSLYFRKPPPGFVEWKRPGEICQEPYLFVEGISSHDLNQGVVGNCWFVAACSCLALKPNLWKKVIPDHKEQEWDHKHPAEYAGIFHFQFWVFGEWVDVVVDDRLPTINGELIYCHSKENNEFWSALVEKAYAKLAGCYESLEGGNTGDAVVDFSGAVSELVSLEEGAFYKDQKKEEQLFEDLLKVYDRGGIISCSIKAEPHEIELKMSNGLVKGHAYSVTAVKKVRLGHGLLAYFQNDTIPLIRMRNPWGKTEWKGAWSDSSEEWSKVGDTERGNLGITVADDGEFWMSFTDWCKFFTEADVCRLINTSMISVHKTWHEVVHFGSWTKNAEPLLNRCGGCSNHRQTFLQNPQYLFDITKEADEVLISLQQKDLKSLRKVGQGENLTIGFSVFKVELNRKYRMHDILTQESVVTSTYINARSVFLRATLPLGRYIIFPTTFRPLTLGDFMLRVFTDVESGCRELIQDKPKIRCWSSFFGYPQVVTHVYVHGAEGLQNQDSSGGADPYVIIHCEGQSVRSTIKTDTLQPEFKTSGVFYRKKPRKPITVEVWNSNTVKDEFMGQVVLSGSLKDSSGPQKLQLRKGGRNADEMPGTISLRIVTATQLTVI; translated from the exons ATGTTCTCCTCGGCCGTCCCGTACAAGAACCAGCACTATCACGATCTGAAGAAGGACTGCATCAAGGATCAGAAGCTGTTTGAAGACCCAGAGTTTCCAGCAACCAGCTCGTCGCTGTATTTTAGGAAACCGCCTCCGGGGTTTGTCGAGTGGAAGCGACCAGGG gagaTATGCCAGGAACCCTATCTGTTTGTGGAAGGTATCAGCTCTCATGACCTGAACCAGGGAGTTGTGGGAAACTGCTGGTTTGTTGCTGCCTGCTCCTGTTTGGCTCTGAAGCCAAACCTGTGGAAGAAG GTGATTCCTGACCACAAGGAGCAGGAGTGGGACCACAAACACCCGGCAGAGTATGCGGGGATCTTCCACTTTCAGTTCTGGGTGTTCGGCGAGTGGGTGGACGTGGTGGTCGACGACCGGCTGCCCACCATCAACGGCGAGCTCATCTACTGTCACTCAAAGGAAAACAACGAATTCTGGAGCGCTCTGGTGGAGAAGGCCTACGCCAA GCTGGCCGGATGCTATGAATCCCTGGAGGGGGGAAACACTGGAGATGCCGTGGTGGATTTCAGCGGCGCTGTGAGTGAGCTCGTCAGCCTGGAGGAAGGAGCTTTCTACAAGGATCAGaaaaaggaggagcagctgtttgAGGATCTCCTGAAGGTTTACGACCGTGGAGGAATCATAAGCTGCTCCATTAAG GCAGAGCCTCATGAAATTGAGCTGAAGATGAGCAACGGGCTGGTGAAAGGCCACGCGTACTCCGTAACGGCGGTGAAGAAGGTGCGTCTGGGCCACGGGCTGCTGGCGTACTTCCAGAATGACACCATCCCATTGATCAGAATGAGGAACCCCTGGGGAAAAACGGAGTGGAAAGGAGCCTGGAGTGACAG cTCTGAAGAATGGTCAAAGGTCGGCGACACAGAGAGAGGCAACCTTGGCATCACAGTAGCAGACGACGGAGAGTTCTG GATGTCGTTCACGGACTGGTGCAAGTTCTTCACAGAAGCGGACGTCTGCCGCCTCATCAACACATCCATGATCAGCGTTCACAAGACCTGGCACGAGGTGGTGCACTTTGGCAGCTGGACCAAAAACGCGGAGCCCCTGTTGAACCGCTGCGGCGGCTGCTCAAACCACCGGCAGACGTTCCTGCAGAACCCACAG TACCTGTTCGACATCACGAAAGAGGCCGATGAAGTGCTGATCTCGCTGCAGCAGAAAGACCTGAAGAGCCTGAGAAAGGTCGGCCAAGGAGAGAATCTAACCATCGGTTTCAGCGTCTTTAAG GTGGAGCTCAACCGTAAGTACCGGATGCATGACATCTTGACCCAGGAGTCCGTGGTGACATCCACCTACATCAACGCTCGCTCCGTGTTCCTGAGAGCCACGCTCCCTCTGGGTCGCTACATCATCTTCCCCACCACCTTCAGGCCTCTGACCCTGGGAGATTTCATGCTCCGAGTTTTCACAGATGTGGAATCGGGCTGTAG GGAGCTGATACAGGATAAACCAAAAATCAGATGTTGGAGTTCCTTCTTTGGGTACCCGCAAGTTGTGACGCACGTGTACGTGCACGGAGCTGaggggctgcagaaccaggacaGTTCGGGAG GCGCCGACCCGTACGTCATCATCCACTGTGAGGGACAGTCGGTCAGATCCACCATCAAGACGGACACCTTGCAACCAGAGTTCAAGACCAGCGGCGTTTTCTATCGGAAGAAGCCCAGAAAACCCATAACTGTGGAG GTGTGGAACAGTAACACAGTGAAGGACGAGTTCATGGGCCAGGTGGTGTTGTCCGGGTCGTTGAAGGACTCCTCAGGCCCACAGAAGCTTCAGCTGAGGAAAGGGGGGCGAAACGCCGATGAGATGCCTGGAACCATCAGCCTGAGGATCGTCACGGCAACGCAGCTCACCGTCATATGA